The following are encoded together in the Argopecten irradians isolate NY chromosome 5, Ai_NY, whole genome shotgun sequence genome:
- the LOC138323925 gene encoding protein transport protein Sec24C-like isoform X2: MNPQFPGNQMPPTGYGAPPMGGQRPPMPGQPMFNGTGQQGPPGGGFPGGPPKPNMGPGQGQFRPMANGPQPGGFPGGPQGDINYGGQRGPAPPMGGKPPQNVPNSTGPPMPGQQPPNSMMGGAPPNSMMGGAPPNSMMGGAPPNSMMGGAPPNSMMGGAPPNSMMGGVPPNSMTGHNAPPNMMGARPPNSMMGNPNMTAPGPSQGGQFRPATPGQFPPPPGSTQQITNQMGELAVSNQPRTMDMSGSRGGPPSGPGNAPPSNYGQFSQGPPSGPPSAPPGPPSGPPSGPPSGPPMGYGSGSHPQTSSAPGFPHAPGPATSMSGGFTNQGPPTSMQGGFPNQGPPTSMQGGFPNQGPPTSMQGGFPNQGPPTSMQGGFPNQGPPSSMPGHPPSSQFGANVPPMSGPPGRGQQYMGGALPGTTLPPQTGYQGSQPGGIQQPAPRKLDPDQMPSPIQVIEDDEANKGGMFATLEKGVVPPLVTSQFTVQDQGNCNPRFMRSTTYTIPCTADLLKTSHIPLALTISPFAKLNEGENPPPIVNLGEVGPVRCKRCKAYMNPFMMFIDGGRRFQCVFCGAQTDVPPEYFQHLDHTGRRVDAYDRPELCLGSYEFVATKDYCKNGALPNAPAFIFMIDVSYNSVKSGLVHLLCKTLKEEILVNLPKEVGAEESDIRVGFVTYAKEIHFYNVKGNLAQPQMLVVSDLDDVFVPLLDGFLVKLSESEAVIDSLLAQIPVMFAESRETETVLGPVIQAGLDALKSADRSGKLYLFHSSLPIAEAPGKLKNRDDRKLLGTDKEKTILTPQNNFYTKLGQECVVAGCSVDIFLFPNAYIDVASISDVCRLTGGTMYKYSYFQADLDGARFMEDLRLNVESQLAFDAILRVRTSTGIRPVDFFGNFYMANTTDVEIAAMSQSQAIAVEIKHDDKLNEADGAFVQIAVLFTSVSGQRRLRIHNLSFNCCMQMAELFRSCELDTLINFMSKQAIRETLNSNPRQVRDNVMNQVAQILACYRRSCASPSSAGQLILPECMKLLPLYSNCIIKSDGLQGGSEISTDDRSYLMHLISAMDVKSSHVFFYPRLIPLHNVEKSAKMPRSIRCSAERLQDNGVYLLENGISMFMWIGHNVDPHWIQEIFGVQSAAQVDIDKCKLLALDNSLSQRVNEVIQQVRQERNRYMKLTIVRQRDKLEPWFNHFLVEDKGLNNSASYVDYLCHIHKEIRSLLS, translated from the exons ATGAACCCTCAGTTCCCCGGAAACCAAATGCCACCCACAGGGTATGGTGCCCCTCCCATGGGTGGACAAAGACCCCCAATGCCAGGGCAACCAATGTTTAACGGCACAGGGCAGCAGGGCCCACCCGGTGGTG GTTTCCCTGGTGGACCACCAAAACCTAATATGGGGCCAGGACAAGGTCAGTTTAGACCCATGGCTAATGGACCACAGCCAGGTGGCTTTCCAGGTGGTCCTCAAGGCGACATCAACTATGGAGggcaaag AGGACCGGCACCACCTATGGGTGGAAAACCACCACAGAATGTACCCAACTCCACAGGTCCTCCAATGCCTGGTCAACAGCCCCCAAATTCTATGATGGGAGGAGCGCCCCCAAATTCTATGATGGGAGGAGCGCCCCCAAATTCTATGATGGGAGGAGCGCCCCCAAATTCTATGATGGGAGGAGCGCCCCCAAATTCTATGATGGGAGGAGCGCCCCCAAATTCTATGATGGGAGGAGTGCCCCCTAATTCTATGACAGGACACAACGCTCCTCCTAATATGATGGGGGCCAGGCCTCCTAACTCAATGATGGGGAATCCAAACATGACGGCCCCAGGGCCATCACAAGGGGGTCAGTTCCGGCCCGCTACCCCTGGGCAGTTTCCACCTCCTCCTGGCTCTACACAGCAG ATTACAAATCAGATGGGTGAGCTGGCAGTATCTAATCAGCCTCGAACAATGGAT ATGTCTGGCAGTCGAGGTGGTCCTCCATCCGGTCCAGGAAATGCTCCTCCCAGTAATTATGGACAATTTTCCCAAGGCCCACCTTCCGGGCCACCATCTGCACCACCAGGTCCACCTTCTGGACCACCTTCTGGCCCTCCTTCGGGACCTCCTATGGGATATGGCTCCGGTTCTCATCCACAGACTTCTAGTGCACCTGGTTTCCCCCACGCACCGGGGCCAGCAACTTCAATGTCAGGAGGGTTCACAAACCAGGGCCCTCCTACATCAATGCAAGGAGGGTTCCCCAACCAGGGCCCTCCTACATCAATGCAAGGAGGGTTCCCCAACCAGGGCCCACCTACATCAATGCAAGGAGGGTTCCCCAACCAGGGCCCCCCTACATCAATGCAAGGAGGGTTCCCCAATCAGGGTCCTCCCTCCTCGATGCCAGGACATCCCCCTTCTAGTCAATTTGGTGCCAACGTACCTCCAATGTCTGGTCCCCCAGGGAGAGGCCAGCAGTACATGGGTGGGGCTTTACCAGGAACAACCCTCCCTCCTCAGACAGGGTACCAAGGCAGTCAACCGGGAGGAATTCAACAACCAGCTCCAAGGAAACTCGACCCAGATCAGATGCCCAGCCCA ATACAAGTAATAGAAGATGATGAGGCTAACAAAGGCGGAATGTTTGCTACTCTGGAGAAAGGTGTTGTTCCGCCATTAGTGACTTCACAATTTACCGTCCAAGATCAAG GCAACTGTAATCCACGCTTTATGAGGTCGACCACTTACACGATACCTTGTACAGCAGACCTCCTTAAGACAAGTCACATCCCACTGGCTCTGACCATATCGCCATTCGCAAAGCTTAATGAAGGAGAG AATCCGCCCCCAATTGTGAATTTGGGAGAAGTTGGACCAGTGCGGTGTAAGCGATGTAAAGCCTATATGAATCCATTCATGATGTTTATAGATGGTGGCCGAAGGTTTCAATGTGTATTCTGTGGGGCTCAAACAGACG TACCCCCAGAGTACTTCCAACACCTTGACCATACGGGTAGGAGAGTAGACGCATACGACAGACCAGAACTTTGTCTCGGCTCGTATGAATTTGTAGCCACAAAAGATTATTGCAAA AATGGCGCCCTGCCCAATGCCCCTGCCTTCATCTTCATGATCGACGTGTCATACAACAGTGTAAAAAGCGGGCTTGTTCATCTCTTGTGTAAAACACTCAAGGAGGAAATTCTCGTAAACTTACCCAA ggAGGTTGGTGCAGAGGAATCAGATATACGTGTTGGATTTGTCACATATGCTAAAGAAATTCACTTTTATAATGTTAAG GGAAACCTCGCCCAGCCACAAATGTTGGTTGTATCGGATTTAGACGATGTTTTTGTACCATTATTGGACGGTTTCCTGGTTAAGCTGTCGGAGTCAGAGGCTGTCATTGATAG TTTACTTGCCCAGATCCCAGTGATGTTTGCAGAGTCGCGCGAAACTGAAACCGTACTTGGACCTGTCATACAGGCTGGCTTGGATGCCTTAAAGTCTGCTGACCGTAGTGGAAAACTTTACTTATTTCACTCATCACTACCCATAGCAGAAGCTCCAGGGAAACTGAAAAACAGAGACGACAGAAAACTCCTCGGTACAGACAAAGAAAAG aCAATCCTTACTCCCCAGAACAACTTCTACACCAAGTTAGGACAGGAATGTGTGGTAGCAGGCTGTAGTGTAGACATATTCCTGTTCCCCAACGCCTACATTGACGTCGCCTCCATTAGTGATGTATGCCGACTAACGGGCGGTACTATGTACAAGTACAGTTACTTCCAG GCCGACTTGGATGGAGCAAGATTCATGGAAGACTTGAGATTGAATGTGGAAAGTCAGCTTGCTTTTGATGCCATCCTTCGTGTGAGAACTAGTACAG GTATACGTCCCGTGGACTTCTTCGGTAATTTCTACATGGCCAACACAACAGACGTGGAGATAGCTGCCATGAGTCAGAGCCAGGCTATTGCTGTGGAGATTAAACATGATGATAAACTCAACGAGGCAGATGGTGcttttgtacag ATAGCGGTGCTGTTTACCAGTGTCAGCGGTCAGAGGCGACTCAGGATACACAACCTCTCGTTCAACTGCTGCATGCAGATGGCTGAACTCTTCCGTAGCTGTGAGCTAGACACACTTATCAACTTCATGTCAAAGCAAG CAATAAGAGAGACGCTCAACTCCAATCCCCGCCAGGTGCGTGATAATGTGATGAACCAGGTCGCCCAGATTCTAGCTTGTTACAGAAGGAGTTGTGCCAGTCCCTCGTCTGCAGGCCAGCTCATCTTACCAGAGTGTATGAAACTGCTTCCTCTCTACTCTAATTGTATCATTAAAAGTGATGGACTCCAAGGAG GGTCCGAGATATCAACAGATGACCGCAGTTACCTGATGCATCTTATAAGTGCAATGGACGTTAAGTCATCCCATGTGTTCTTTTATCCACGACTCATCCCTCTG CACAATGTAGAGAAATCTGCAAAGATGCCACGATCTATTCGATGTTCAGCTGAACGGCTACAAGACAATGGAGTCTACCTTTTAG AGAACGGTATTTCAATGTTTATGTGGATAGGCCACAATGTTGACCCTCACTGGATACAAGAAATATTTGGTGTACAGAGTGCGGCGCAGGTCGATATAGACAAG TGTAAATTATTGGCGCTGGACAATTCATTGTCTCAAAGAGTGAATGAAGTTATACAACAAGTTCGACAGGAAAGAAACAGATATATGAAG TTAACGATTGTGCGACAGCGTGACAAGCTGGAACCATGGTTCAATCATTTCTTGGTGGAGGACAAAGGACTAAATAACAGTGCCTCCTACGTAGACTATCTGTGTCACATACATAAAGAAATTCGAAGCTTACTTAGTTAA
- the LOC138323925 gene encoding protein transport protein Sec24C-like isoform X1 encodes MNPQFPGNQMPPTGYGAPPMGGQRPPMPGQPMFNGTGQQGPPGGGFPGGPPKPNMGPGQGQFRPMANGPQPGGFPGGPQGDINYGGQRGPAPPMGGKPPQNVPNSTGPPMPGQQPPNSMMGGAPPNSMMGGAPPNSMMGGAPPNSMMGGAPPNSMMGGAPPNSMMGGVPPNSMTGHNAPPNMMGARPPNSMMGNPNMTAPGPSQGGQFRPATPGQFPPPPGSTQQITNQMGELAVSNQPRTMDMSGSRGGPPSGPGNAPPSNYGQFSQGPPSGPPSAPPGPPSGPPSGPPSGPPMGYGSGSHPQTSSAPGFPHAPGPATSMSGGFTNQGPPTSMQGGFPNQGPPTSMQGGFPNQGPPTSMQGGFPNQGPPTSMQGGFPNQGPPSSMPGHPPSSQFGANVPPMSGPPGRGQQYMGGALPGTTLPPQTGYQGSQPGGIQQPAPRKLDPDQMPSPIQVIEDDEANKGGMFATLEKGVVPPLVTSQFTVQDQGNCNPRFMRSTTYTIPCTADLLKTSHIPLALTISPFAKLNEGENPPPIVNLGEVGPVRCKRCKAYMNPFMMFIDGGRRFQCVFCGAQTDVPPEYFQHLDHTGRRVDAYDRPELCLGSYEFVATKDYCKNGALPNAPAFIFMIDVSYNSVKSGLVHLLCKTLKEEILVNLPKEVGAEESDIRVGFVTYAKEIHFYNVKGNLAQPQMLVVSDLDDVFVPLLDGFLVKLSESEAVIDSLLAQIPVMFAESRETETVLGPVIQAGLDALKSADRSGKLYLFHSSLPIAEAPGKLKNRDDRKLLGTDKEKTILTPQNNFYTKLGQECVVAGCSVDIFLFPNAYIDVASISDVCRLTGGTMYKYSYFQSDNEKADLDGARFMEDLRLNVESQLAFDAILRVRTSTGIRPVDFFGNFYMANTTDVEIAAMSQSQAIAVEIKHDDKLNEADGAFVQIAVLFTSVSGQRRLRIHNLSFNCCMQMAELFRSCELDTLINFMSKQAIRETLNSNPRQVRDNVMNQVAQILACYRRSCASPSSAGQLILPECMKLLPLYSNCIIKSDGLQGGSEISTDDRSYLMHLISAMDVKSSHVFFYPRLIPLHNVEKSAKMPRSIRCSAERLQDNGVYLLENGISMFMWIGHNVDPHWIQEIFGVQSAAQVDIDKCKLLALDNSLSQRVNEVIQQVRQERNRYMKLTIVRQRDKLEPWFNHFLVEDKGLNNSASYVDYLCHIHKEIRSLLS; translated from the exons ATGAACCCTCAGTTCCCCGGAAACCAAATGCCACCCACAGGGTATGGTGCCCCTCCCATGGGTGGACAAAGACCCCCAATGCCAGGGCAACCAATGTTTAACGGCACAGGGCAGCAGGGCCCACCCGGTGGTG GTTTCCCTGGTGGACCACCAAAACCTAATATGGGGCCAGGACAAGGTCAGTTTAGACCCATGGCTAATGGACCACAGCCAGGTGGCTTTCCAGGTGGTCCTCAAGGCGACATCAACTATGGAGggcaaag AGGACCGGCACCACCTATGGGTGGAAAACCACCACAGAATGTACCCAACTCCACAGGTCCTCCAATGCCTGGTCAACAGCCCCCAAATTCTATGATGGGAGGAGCGCCCCCAAATTCTATGATGGGAGGAGCGCCCCCAAATTCTATGATGGGAGGAGCGCCCCCAAATTCTATGATGGGAGGAGCGCCCCCAAATTCTATGATGGGAGGAGCGCCCCCAAATTCTATGATGGGAGGAGTGCCCCCTAATTCTATGACAGGACACAACGCTCCTCCTAATATGATGGGGGCCAGGCCTCCTAACTCAATGATGGGGAATCCAAACATGACGGCCCCAGGGCCATCACAAGGGGGTCAGTTCCGGCCCGCTACCCCTGGGCAGTTTCCACCTCCTCCTGGCTCTACACAGCAG ATTACAAATCAGATGGGTGAGCTGGCAGTATCTAATCAGCCTCGAACAATGGAT ATGTCTGGCAGTCGAGGTGGTCCTCCATCCGGTCCAGGAAATGCTCCTCCCAGTAATTATGGACAATTTTCCCAAGGCCCACCTTCCGGGCCACCATCTGCACCACCAGGTCCACCTTCTGGACCACCTTCTGGCCCTCCTTCGGGACCTCCTATGGGATATGGCTCCGGTTCTCATCCACAGACTTCTAGTGCACCTGGTTTCCCCCACGCACCGGGGCCAGCAACTTCAATGTCAGGAGGGTTCACAAACCAGGGCCCTCCTACATCAATGCAAGGAGGGTTCCCCAACCAGGGCCCTCCTACATCAATGCAAGGAGGGTTCCCCAACCAGGGCCCACCTACATCAATGCAAGGAGGGTTCCCCAACCAGGGCCCCCCTACATCAATGCAAGGAGGGTTCCCCAATCAGGGTCCTCCCTCCTCGATGCCAGGACATCCCCCTTCTAGTCAATTTGGTGCCAACGTACCTCCAATGTCTGGTCCCCCAGGGAGAGGCCAGCAGTACATGGGTGGGGCTTTACCAGGAACAACCCTCCCTCCTCAGACAGGGTACCAAGGCAGTCAACCGGGAGGAATTCAACAACCAGCTCCAAGGAAACTCGACCCAGATCAGATGCCCAGCCCA ATACAAGTAATAGAAGATGATGAGGCTAACAAAGGCGGAATGTTTGCTACTCTGGAGAAAGGTGTTGTTCCGCCATTAGTGACTTCACAATTTACCGTCCAAGATCAAG GCAACTGTAATCCACGCTTTATGAGGTCGACCACTTACACGATACCTTGTACAGCAGACCTCCTTAAGACAAGTCACATCCCACTGGCTCTGACCATATCGCCATTCGCAAAGCTTAATGAAGGAGAG AATCCGCCCCCAATTGTGAATTTGGGAGAAGTTGGACCAGTGCGGTGTAAGCGATGTAAAGCCTATATGAATCCATTCATGATGTTTATAGATGGTGGCCGAAGGTTTCAATGTGTATTCTGTGGGGCTCAAACAGACG TACCCCCAGAGTACTTCCAACACCTTGACCATACGGGTAGGAGAGTAGACGCATACGACAGACCAGAACTTTGTCTCGGCTCGTATGAATTTGTAGCCACAAAAGATTATTGCAAA AATGGCGCCCTGCCCAATGCCCCTGCCTTCATCTTCATGATCGACGTGTCATACAACAGTGTAAAAAGCGGGCTTGTTCATCTCTTGTGTAAAACACTCAAGGAGGAAATTCTCGTAAACTTACCCAA ggAGGTTGGTGCAGAGGAATCAGATATACGTGTTGGATTTGTCACATATGCTAAAGAAATTCACTTTTATAATGTTAAG GGAAACCTCGCCCAGCCACAAATGTTGGTTGTATCGGATTTAGACGATGTTTTTGTACCATTATTGGACGGTTTCCTGGTTAAGCTGTCGGAGTCAGAGGCTGTCATTGATAG TTTACTTGCCCAGATCCCAGTGATGTTTGCAGAGTCGCGCGAAACTGAAACCGTACTTGGACCTGTCATACAGGCTGGCTTGGATGCCTTAAAGTCTGCTGACCGTAGTGGAAAACTTTACTTATTTCACTCATCACTACCCATAGCAGAAGCTCCAGGGAAACTGAAAAACAGAGACGACAGAAAACTCCTCGGTACAGACAAAGAAAAG aCAATCCTTACTCCCCAGAACAACTTCTACACCAAGTTAGGACAGGAATGTGTGGTAGCAGGCTGTAGTGTAGACATATTCCTGTTCCCCAACGCCTACATTGACGTCGCCTCCATTAGTGATGTATGCCGACTAACGGGCGGTACTATGTACAAGTACAGTTACTTCCAG TCTGATAATGAAAAA GCCGACTTGGATGGAGCAAGATTCATGGAAGACTTGAGATTGAATGTGGAAAGTCAGCTTGCTTTTGATGCCATCCTTCGTGTGAGAACTAGTACAG GTATACGTCCCGTGGACTTCTTCGGTAATTTCTACATGGCCAACACAACAGACGTGGAGATAGCTGCCATGAGTCAGAGCCAGGCTATTGCTGTGGAGATTAAACATGATGATAAACTCAACGAGGCAGATGGTGcttttgtacag ATAGCGGTGCTGTTTACCAGTGTCAGCGGTCAGAGGCGACTCAGGATACACAACCTCTCGTTCAACTGCTGCATGCAGATGGCTGAACTCTTCCGTAGCTGTGAGCTAGACACACTTATCAACTTCATGTCAAAGCAAG CAATAAGAGAGACGCTCAACTCCAATCCCCGCCAGGTGCGTGATAATGTGATGAACCAGGTCGCCCAGATTCTAGCTTGTTACAGAAGGAGTTGTGCCAGTCCCTCGTCTGCAGGCCAGCTCATCTTACCAGAGTGTATGAAACTGCTTCCTCTCTACTCTAATTGTATCATTAAAAGTGATGGACTCCAAGGAG GGTCCGAGATATCAACAGATGACCGCAGTTACCTGATGCATCTTATAAGTGCAATGGACGTTAAGTCATCCCATGTGTTCTTTTATCCACGACTCATCCCTCTG CACAATGTAGAGAAATCTGCAAAGATGCCACGATCTATTCGATGTTCAGCTGAACGGCTACAAGACAATGGAGTCTACCTTTTAG AGAACGGTATTTCAATGTTTATGTGGATAGGCCACAATGTTGACCCTCACTGGATACAAGAAATATTTGGTGTACAGAGTGCGGCGCAGGTCGATATAGACAAG TGTAAATTATTGGCGCTGGACAATTCATTGTCTCAAAGAGTGAATGAAGTTATACAACAAGTTCGACAGGAAAGAAACAGATATATGAAG TTAACGATTGTGCGACAGCGTGACAAGCTGGAACCATGGTTCAATCATTTCTTGGTGGAGGACAAAGGACTAAATAACAGTGCCTCCTACGTAGACTATCTGTGTCACATACATAAAGAAATTCGAAGCTTACTTAGTTAA
- the LOC138323926 gene encoding alpha-(1,3)-fucosyltransferase 11-like — protein sequence MKFFNRRSFRCSSMLFCVLVFVVFVPMKFQEDAFQPNSPLKEMQFQSNLGKEEYEEKPILIWWTNGLFPHYHGEELISVDCEGYPCYSTKHRKYLSDDRTRGIMFYGSDISPGKLPLPRKPTHEWALFHEESPMNNYILSKESFISLFNHTATFRRESDYPVTTQNIYSLKFLTRRKPIPLHEKNAEKIKRDLAPVLYAQSHASVPSDRDSYVEELMKYIRVDSYGTCLHNKDLPKHLTDPAENFENREFLDFISVYKFHLSFENAVCKDYMTEKLMRPLHVGSIPIYYGSPFAQDWMPNNSSVIMVNDFKSPKELAEFINYLDNNDEEYEKYLQFKEPDGVTNQELIDHMKKRPWGSHDHNFHIFNEENKPDYFQGFECHVCKNIHKRLEIEKLRLLDPSVPPLPPKFANDSHMGCPAPFSSLGLSLEELKERWTVPDWSRVYDTEEMIASATHDMLIANETNAEHFINYLNKYLKKSDISV from the exons ATGAAATTTTTCAATAGACGCAGCTTTAGGTGTAGTTCaatgttattttgtgttttagtttTCGTAGTTTTTGTACCAATGAAATTTCAAGAGGATGCCTTTCAACCAAATTCACCATTGAAGGAAATGCAATTTCAAAGTAATTTAGGAAAAGAAGAATATGAAGAAAAGCCTATCCTCATATGGTGGACTAATGGTCTATTTCCTCATTATCACGGAGAAGAACTTATTTCAGTTGATTGTGAAGGCTATCCATGCTATTCAACGAAGCACAGGAAATATCTTTCAGATGACAGAACACGAGGCATCATGTTTTATGGAAGTGACATATCTCCAGGAAAACTGCCGTTACCAAGGAAACCGACTCATGAATGGGCATTATTTCACGAAGAATCACCCATGAACAATTACATTCTTTCAAAGGAATCTTTTATATCGCTCTTCAATCATACAGCAACATTTCGAAGAGAGTCAGACTACCCAGTGACTACTCAAAATATTTATTCTCTTAAATTTCTGACACGACGTAAACCAATCCCGCTTCATGagaaaaatgctgaaaaaatcaAGAGAGATCTGGCTCCAGTGCTTTATGCTCAATCGCATGCCAGTGTTCCTTCGGACCGTGACAGTTACGTAGAAGAATTAATGAAATACATAAGAGTGGATTCCTATGGTACTTGTTTACACAATAAAGATCTACCAAAACATTTGACAGATCCGGCAGAAAACTTTGAAAACAGGGAATTCCTTGATTTTATCTCTGTCTATAAATTTCATCTGTCATTTGAAAATGCAGTTTGCAAGGACTACATGACAGAGAAGCTAATGCGGCCTCTCCACGTTGGTTCCATACCTATTTATTATGGATCGCCTTTCGCTCAAGACTGGATGCCAAACAATTCATCAGTTATAATggtaaatgattttaaaagtcCGAAGGAATTAGCAGAATTTATTAATTATCTGGACAATAATGATGAAGAATATGAGAAATACTTACAGTTTAAAGAACCGGACGGTGTGACAAATCAAGAACTTATTGATCATATGAAGAAACGTCCCTGGGGATCGCATGATCATaactttcatattttcaatgaaGAGAACAAGCCGGATTATTTCCAAGGATTCGAGTGTCATGTGTGTAAAAACATTCATAAGAGACTTGAGATTGAGAAATTGAGGCTGCTTGATCCGTCGGTGCCTCCTCTCCCTCCGAAGTTTGCTAACGACTCGCACATGGGGTGTCCAGCACCATTCTCATCACTTGGTCTATCATTGGAAGAATTAAAGGAGAG GTGGACGGTGCCGGACTGGAGCAGAGTATACGACACAGAGGAAATGATCGCTTCCGCCACCCATGATATGTTGATCGCCAATGAAACAAACGCCGAACATTTCATAAATTAtctcaataaatatttaaagaaaagtGACATAAGTGTATAG